The following coding sequences lie in one Streptomyces xiamenensis genomic window:
- a CDS encoding ABC transporter ATP-binding protein → MIEVRELTKRYGARTAVEGLTFTVRPGRVTGFLGPNGAGKSTTMRMMLGLDTPTAGSVLIAGRTYRELPTPLRDIGSLLDAKGVHGGRSAYAHLAGLAASNGIPRRRVDEVLAMAGLDAATARRRTRGFSLGMGQRLGIAAALLGDPRTLLLDEPVNGLDTEGIRWIRDLMKSLAAEGRTVFLSSHLMSEMELTADHLIVIGRGRLLADTSVREFIEANSRAHTVVRAGEGAGEAERLRALLEGEPGARVRLDSGGGWLVEGPAPARIGELARAHGVALRELTPRRASLEDVYTEMARSSVEFGGVGR, encoded by the coding sequence ATGATCGAGGTACGGGAGCTGACCAAGCGATACGGAGCGCGGACGGCCGTGGAGGGACTGACCTTCACGGTGCGGCCGGGCCGGGTGACCGGCTTTCTCGGCCCGAACGGGGCGGGCAAGTCGACGACGATGCGGATGATGCTGGGCCTGGACACGCCCACGGCGGGCAGCGTGCTGATCGCGGGCCGCACCTACCGCGAACTGCCCACGCCATTACGGGACATCGGCTCGTTGCTGGACGCCAAGGGGGTGCACGGCGGCCGGTCGGCGTACGCACATCTGGCAGGGCTGGCCGCCAGCAACGGCATCCCGCGCCGGCGGGTGGACGAGGTGCTGGCGATGGCCGGCCTGGACGCGGCCACCGCCCGGCGCAGAACCCGTGGGTTCTCCCTGGGCATGGGGCAGCGGCTGGGCATCGCGGCGGCGCTGCTGGGTGATCCGCGGACCCTCCTCCTGGACGAGCCGGTCAACGGGCTCGACACCGAGGGCATCCGGTGGATCCGGGACCTGATGAAGTCGCTGGCGGCGGAAGGGCGCACGGTGTTCCTGTCCAGCCATCTCATGAGTGAGATGGAGCTGACGGCGGACCATCTGATCGTGATCGGGCGCGGGCGGCTGCTCGCGGACACCTCGGTGCGGGAGTTCATCGAGGCCAACTCGCGGGCCCACACCGTGGTGCGGGCAGGCGAGGGAGCGGGGGAGGCGGAGCGGCTGCGGGCCCTGCTGGAGGGCGAGCCCGGGGCACGGGTGCGGCTGGACTCCGGTGGCGGCTGGCTGGTGGAGGGTCCGGCCCCGGCACGGATCGGAGAGCTGGCGCGGGCCCACGGCGTGGCGCTGCGGGAGCTGACGCCCCGGCGCGCCTCGCTGGAAGACGTCTACACGGAGATGGCGCGTTCGTCCGTGGAGTTCGGGGGAGTGGGCCGGTGA
- a CDS encoding murein hydrolase activator EnvC family protein, which translates to MRQRIRTFQRGVALAVVLAAACPSPGAAATPPTVESLTAEVRELRAEAASATATHERLRRRQIDQRAEVAEVRERLTAERERLAALRDIAGQRAREQYRSGGGGTGLAQLILADSPDIFLRRVSLLGRGDHAARQLLEEVRDAEAALAREELRASRTYTRMRQEAERQREVREEVERSLAEAERRLTELRELRERQEARKRRATAQPAAALPALVPAGDCATRVRDAAELAEPAGGGASWVAPVERYTLSASFAQNGGMWSSAHTGQDFAVPTGTPVRAIGSGTVVSVSCGDAFGNSVIIDHGNGYYSQYAHLSLTEVAEGSRIAVGQRLGLSGSTGNSTGPHLHFEIRLTPYVGSAIDPAPWLRDHGVTL; encoded by the coding sequence GTGCGTCAGCGAATCCGTACATTTCAGCGAGGCGTCGCCCTCGCGGTGGTGCTCGCCGCAGCGTGTCCCTCCCCCGGGGCGGCCGCGACGCCACCGACGGTCGAGTCCCTGACGGCCGAGGTCAGGGAGCTGCGGGCGGAGGCCGCCAGCGCCACCGCCACCCACGAGCGGCTGCGAAGACGGCAGATCGACCAGCGCGCCGAGGTGGCCGAGGTGCGCGAGCGGCTGACGGCGGAGCGCGAACGGCTGGCCGCCCTGCGGGACATCGCCGGGCAGCGGGCCCGCGAGCAGTACCGCTCGGGCGGCGGCGGCACCGGGCTCGCCCAGCTGATACTGGCCGACTCCCCCGACATCTTCCTGCGCCGGGTCTCCCTGCTGGGGCGCGGCGACCACGCGGCCCGCCAGTTGCTGGAGGAGGTGCGCGACGCCGAGGCGGCACTGGCCAGGGAAGAACTGCGCGCCTCCCGTACCTACACCCGCATGCGGCAGGAGGCCGAGCGGCAGCGGGAGGTGCGCGAGGAGGTCGAGCGGAGCCTCGCGGAGGCGGAGCGGCGGCTGACGGAACTGCGTGAGCTGCGCGAACGGCAGGAGGCCAGGAAGCGGCGCGCCACCGCGCAGCCCGCCGCCGCGCTGCCCGCCCTCGTTCCGGCCGGCGACTGCGCGACGCGGGTCCGCGACGCGGCCGAGCTGGCCGAACCGGCGGGCGGCGGCGCGTCCTGGGTGGCGCCGGTGGAGCGGTACACGCTCTCGGCGTCGTTCGCGCAGAACGGCGGGATGTGGTCCTCGGCCCACACCGGCCAGGACTTCGCGGTGCCCACCGGAACCCCCGTACGGGCGATCGGCTCCGGCACCGTCGTGTCGGTGAGCTGCGGAGACGCCTTCGGCAACAGTGTGATCATCGACCACGGGAACGGCTACTACAGCCAGTACGCGCATCTCTCCCTCACCGAGGTGGCGGAGGGCAGCCGCATCGCCGTCGGTCAGCGCCTGGGCCTGTCCGGCAGCACCGGGAACTCCACCGGGCCGCACCTGCACTTCGAGATCCGCCTGACCCCGTACGTCGGGTCGGCCATCGACCCGGCCCCCTGGCTGCGCGACCACGGCGTGACCCTGTGA
- the lpdA gene encoding dihydrolipoyl dehydrogenase, translated as MSTHYDVVVLGAGPGGYTAAVRASQLGLRTAVIEAKYWGGVCLNVGCIPSKALLRNAELAHLFTHEAQTFGIKVEGRVSFDYTEAYSRSRKVADGRVAGVHYLMKKNGITEYQGRGTFADDHTLRVELNSGGTETVTFDHCVIASGATTKLLPGTSLSERVVTYEEQILESELPGSIIIAGAGAIGVEFAYVLASYGVKVTIVEFLDRLVPLEDADVSKELARQYRKLGIEALTSTRVESIDDGDPAAPVRVTVTRADGTRQVLEADKVLQAIGFAPRVTGYGLENTGVRLTERGAIDVDGRLRTSVPHIFAIGDVTAKLMLAHAAESMGIIAAETIAGAETMELDYVMIPRATYCQPQIASFGWTEAQAKEQAAERGWDVKVVKFPFTANGKAHGLGQATGFAKIISDDTHGELLGAHLIGPEVTELLPELTLAQQWDLTVHEVARNVHAHPTLGEAVKEAIHGLSGHMINM; from the coding sequence ATGAGCACGCACTATGACGTCGTCGTCCTGGGCGCCGGACCCGGCGGCTACACCGCCGCCGTCCGCGCCAGCCAGCTCGGACTGCGGACCGCGGTCATCGAGGCGAAGTACTGGGGCGGGGTCTGTCTGAACGTCGGGTGCATCCCCTCCAAGGCCCTGCTGCGCAACGCGGAACTGGCCCACCTGTTCACCCATGAGGCGCAGACCTTCGGGATCAAGGTCGAGGGACGGGTCAGCTTCGACTACACCGAGGCGTACAGCCGCAGCCGCAAGGTCGCCGACGGGCGGGTGGCCGGCGTGCACTACCTGATGAAGAAGAACGGCATCACCGAGTACCAGGGCCGCGGCACCTTCGCCGACGACCACACGCTGCGGGTGGAGCTGAACTCCGGCGGCACCGAGACCGTCACCTTCGACCACTGCGTCATCGCCTCCGGCGCCACCACCAAGCTGCTGCCGGGCACCAGCCTCAGCGAGCGCGTGGTCACCTACGAGGAGCAGATCCTGGAGTCGGAGCTGCCCGGCTCCATCATCATCGCGGGTGCCGGGGCGATCGGGGTGGAGTTCGCGTACGTCCTGGCCTCCTACGGCGTCAAGGTGACGATCGTGGAGTTCCTGGACCGGCTGGTGCCGCTGGAGGACGCGGACGTCTCCAAGGAGCTGGCGCGGCAGTACCGCAAGCTGGGCATCGAGGCGCTCACCTCCACCCGGGTCGAGTCGATCGACGACGGCGACCCGGCCGCGCCGGTACGGGTGACCGTGACCCGCGCGGATGGCACCCGGCAGGTGCTGGAGGCCGACAAGGTGCTCCAGGCGATCGGCTTCGCGCCGCGGGTGACGGGCTACGGGCTGGAGAACACCGGGGTACGGCTCACCGAGCGCGGCGCCATCGACGTCGACGGGCGGCTGCGTACCTCGGTGCCGCACATCTTCGCGATCGGGGACGTCACCGCCAAGCTCATGCTGGCGCACGCCGCCGAGTCCATGGGCATCATCGCGGCCGAGACGATCGCGGGCGCCGAGACGATGGAGCTCGACTACGTGATGATCCCGCGCGCCACCTACTGCCAGCCGCAGATCGCCAGTTTCGGCTGGACCGAGGCGCAGGCGAAGGAGCAGGCGGCGGAGCGGGGCTGGGACGTGAAGGTGGTGAAGTTCCCCTTCACCGCCAACGGCAAGGCGCACGGGCTGGGGCAGGCCACCGGTTTCGCCAAGATCATCTCGGACGACACGCACGGCGAGCTGCTCGGCGCGCACCTCATCGGCCCCGAGGTGACCGAGCTGCTGCCGGAGCTGACCCTGGCGCAGCAGTGGGACCTGACCGTCCATGAGGTGGCGCGGAACGTGCACGCGCACCCCACGCTGGGCGAGGCGGTCAAGGAGGCCATCCACGGGCTCTCGGGGCACATGATCAATATGTAG
- a CDS encoding GNAT family N-acetyltransferase yields MAAPEPQIVHTAQLDADTRTAVRALLDEAFDGDFTDEDWSHTLGGLHALIRTPDGLVIGHGAVIQRRLLHGGRAIRTGYLEGVAVRAGHRGHGHGAALLRALEEIVRRAYDLGALASSEDARDFYAARGWRKWQGPTFAMTAEGLARTAEDDDGVFVLPVRPPADIPLDLAGELSCDWRDGDVW; encoded by the coding sequence ATGGCCGCACCCGAACCACAGATCGTTCACACCGCGCAGCTGGACGCCGACACCCGCACGGCGGTCCGCGCCCTCCTCGACGAGGCGTTCGACGGCGACTTCACCGACGAGGACTGGTCCCACACCCTGGGCGGACTGCACGCCCTGATCCGTACGCCGGACGGGCTCGTCATCGGGCACGGCGCCGTCATCCAGCGCCGGCTGCTGCACGGCGGGCGGGCGATCCGGACCGGGTACCTCGAAGGGGTCGCGGTCCGTGCCGGGCACCGCGGGCACGGCCACGGCGCCGCGCTGCTGCGCGCGCTGGAGGAGATCGTGCGCCGCGCGTACGACCTGGGAGCGCTCGCCTCCTCCGAGGACGCGCGGGACTTCTACGCGGCGCGCGGCTGGCGGAAGTGGCAGGGGCCCACCTTCGCGATGACGGCCGAGGGCCTGGCCCGTACGGCGGAGGACGACGACGGGGTGTTCGTCCTGCCGGTACGGCCTCCGGCCGACATCCCGCTCGACCTGGCCGGCGAGCTGTCCTGCGACTGGCGGGACGGCGACGTGTGGTAG
- a CDS encoding MarP family serine protease, protein MNLLDVILVIAAIAFAISGYRLGLVAALITLAGFVGGAAIGVWLLPLAVEHMAPGTLTVTLTALLLVLVPAAIGQALAGALAVRLRDGLTWTPVRWADGAGGAVLNATAVLLVAWIAASALISSPYPGLNQAIRESRVLTGVQDRMPAQAPTWFSRAAGALSEAGFPRVFNPFERDASALDTSTVPTADEVPAAAQQAAEDSTVKIVATSGDQIQEGSGFVFDDGLVMTNAHVVEGAITQTVQVGGSGAAQGADVVLFDPETDVAVLQVTGLTAPALDFAGEAKRGDKAVVAGYPENQGLDLRGATVAGRTDARGQDIYGTNVVTRDVYTLRANVRPGNSGGPLLTSDGKVYGMVFARSSTDADTGYALTADQIRPQAKEASQSAGTGH, encoded by the coding sequence GTGAATCTGCTCGACGTCATCCTTGTGATCGCCGCGATCGCCTTCGCCATATCGGGGTACCGGCTGGGCCTGGTCGCCGCCCTGATCACCCTCGCCGGGTTCGTCGGGGGCGCGGCGATCGGGGTGTGGCTGCTGCCGCTGGCCGTGGAACACATGGCGCCGGGCACCCTCACCGTCACCCTCACCGCCCTGCTCCTGGTACTGGTGCCCGCCGCCATCGGCCAGGCCCTGGCCGGGGCGCTCGCCGTGCGGCTGCGCGACGGCCTCACCTGGACCCCGGTGCGCTGGGCCGACGGAGCGGGCGGCGCCGTGCTCAACGCCACCGCCGTCCTGCTGGTGGCCTGGATCGCCGCCAGCGCGCTGATCAGCTCCCCCTACCCCGGGCTCAACCAGGCGATCCGGGAGTCCCGGGTGCTCACCGGTGTGCAGGACCGGATGCCGGCCCAGGCGCCGACCTGGTTCAGCCGGGCCGCCGGCGCGCTCAGCGAAGCCGGCTTCCCCCGGGTCTTCAACCCCTTCGAACGCGACGCGTCCGCCCTCGACACCTCCACCGTGCCGACGGCCGACGAGGTCCCCGCCGCCGCCCAGCAGGCCGCCGAGGACAGCACGGTCAAGATCGTCGCCACCTCGGGGGACCAGATCCAGGAGGGCAGCGGCTTCGTCTTCGACGACGGACTGGTGATGACCAACGCCCATGTCGTGGAGGGCGCCATCACCCAGACCGTGCAGGTCGGCGGCTCGGGCGCCGCCCAGGGCGCCGATGTGGTCCTCTTCGACCCCGAGACCGACGTCGCAGTCCTCCAGGTGACCGGACTCACCGCCCCCGCCCTCGACTTCGCCGGGGAGGCCAAACGCGGCGACAAGGCGGTGGTGGCCGGCTACCCCGAGAACCAGGGCCTGGACCTCCGGGGCGCCACCGTCGCCGGCCGCACCGATGCCCGCGGCCAGGACATCTACGGCACCAACGTCGTCACCCGCGACGTCTACACGTTGCGGGCCAACGTCCGCCCCGGGAACTCCGGCGGCCCGCTCCTCACCTCGGACGGCAAGGTCTACGGCATGGTCTTCGCCCGCTCCTCCACCGATGCCGACACCGGCTACGCGCTGACCGCCGACCAGATCAGACCGCAGGCCAAGGAGGCGTCCCAGAGCGCCGGCACCGGTCACTGA
- a CDS encoding SigB/SigF/SigG family RNA polymerase sigma factor, translating into MSTSARSTPHTAAAPRRRRGRHPHDDAPDTARQFDRIAALPDCPEREELCQEVICAWMPMAGRLARNFRDRGEALEDLEQVAALGLVKAVHRYDPGRGSAFESFAVPTIVGEVKRHFRDHLWGVHVPRRTQELRNQVRAASRQLECRPDDRRPTVAELAEFSGLSPEEVMTGLEALESYSPLSLDAELPGTDDGYSLKDTLGVPDPGYDQVVFREAVKPKLRCLPERDQHILYLRFFDELTQSKIADRMGISQMHVSRLLTRICERLQEEIEEDREERE; encoded by the coding sequence ATGAGCACGTCCGCACGGAGTACCCCGCACACCGCTGCCGCCCCCCGGCGGCGGCGTGGACGCCATCCGCACGACGACGCCCCCGACACCGCTCGCCAATTCGACCGCATCGCCGCCCTGCCCGACTGCCCCGAGCGGGAGGAGCTGTGCCAGGAGGTGATCTGCGCCTGGATGCCGATGGCGGGACGGCTGGCCCGCAACTTCCGCGACCGGGGCGAGGCCCTGGAGGACCTGGAGCAGGTGGCGGCCCTCGGCCTGGTCAAGGCGGTGCACCGCTACGATCCGGGGCGCGGCAGCGCCTTCGAGAGCTTCGCGGTGCCCACGATCGTCGGCGAGGTGAAACGCCACTTCCGCGACCACCTGTGGGGTGTGCACGTGCCGCGCCGCACCCAGGAACTCCGCAATCAGGTGCGGGCCGCCAGCCGCCAGCTGGAATGCCGCCCCGATGACCGGCGGCCCACCGTGGCGGAACTCGCCGAGTTCAGCGGGCTGAGCCCCGAGGAGGTCATGACCGGCCTTGAGGCGCTGGAGAGTTACAGTCCGCTGTCCCTCGACGCGGAACTCCCGGGCACGGATGACGGCTACTCCCTCAAGGACACGCTGGGGGTACCTGATCCCGGATATGACCAGGTGGTCTTCCGGGAAGCGGTCAAACCGAAACTCCGCTGTCTTCCCGAGCGGGACCAGCACATTCTGTATCTCCGTTTTTTCGACGAGTTGACACAGAGCAAGATTGCCGACCGGATGGGTATTTCCCAGATGCATGTCTCCCGGCTGCTGACCCGCATCTGTGAGCGCCTCCAGGAGGAGATCGAGGAGGACCGCGAGGAGCGGGAATGA
- a CDS encoding response regulator yields the protein MNDGSRVRVVLADDQPVVRAGFRALLDLTEDLVVVAEAADGAQALAAVRTTRPDVVLMDIRMPRMDGLEAIRHIAADPALDAVRVLVLTTFEVDEYVFEALRSGAAGFLLKDIEPERLREAIRTVAQGHSLLAASVTRRVIEEFARLRTARPVDAERRLAVLTEREREVVSLVAAGLSNADIGARLFMSPLTAKTHVSRAMTKLGVRDRAQLVVLAYETGLVTAGAGRERRPAR from the coding sequence ATGAACGACGGCAGCCGGGTGCGGGTCGTGCTGGCCGACGACCAGCCGGTGGTGCGCGCCGGGTTCCGGGCGCTGCTCGACCTGACCGAGGACCTGGTGGTGGTGGCCGAGGCGGCGGACGGGGCCCAGGCCCTGGCGGCGGTGCGCACCACCCGGCCCGATGTGGTGCTGATGGACATCCGGATGCCCCGCATGGACGGTCTCGAGGCGATCCGGCACATTGCCGCCGACCCCGCGCTGGACGCCGTACGGGTGCTGGTGCTGACCACCTTCGAGGTGGACGAGTACGTCTTCGAGGCGCTGCGGTCGGGCGCGGCGGGGTTCTTGCTGAAGGACATCGAGCCGGAGCGGCTGCGGGAGGCGATCCGCACGGTGGCGCAGGGGCACAGCCTGCTGGCGGCCTCGGTGACCCGCCGGGTGATCGAGGAGTTCGCCCGGCTGCGGACGGCCCGCCCGGTGGACGCGGAACGGCGGCTGGCGGTGCTGACCGAGCGGGAGCGCGAGGTGGTGTCGCTGGTGGCGGCCGGACTGAGCAACGCGGACATCGGCGCCCGGCTGTTCATGTCGCCGCTGACCGCGAAGACCCACGTCAGCCGGGCCATGACCAAGCTCGGCGTGCGCGACCGCGCGCAACTGGTGGTGCTGGCCTACGAAACCGGCCTGGTCACGGCCGGGGCGGGCCGCGAGCGGCGGCCGGCCCGCTGA
- a CDS encoding DoxX family protein, with amino-acid sequence MDILVLIGRILFALLFLGSAFNHLSQSRAMAGYVESKGLPSGENLVRGSGILMLLGALSVAFGIWADLGALLLVVFLVPTAFLMHAFWKESDPGTRQNEMTQFLKDISLAGAALALLGLFAIAGHKVGLTFTGPLFG; translated from the coding sequence ATGGATATTCTCGTACTGATCGGCCGGATTCTTTTCGCGCTGCTGTTCCTCGGATCCGCTTTCAACCACCTGTCGCAGAGCAGAGCGATGGCGGGTTACGTCGAATCCAAGGGCCTGCCCTCGGGTGAGAACCTCGTACGCGGCTCCGGCATCCTCATGCTGCTCGGCGCGCTGAGCGTCGCCTTCGGCATCTGGGCCGACCTGGGCGCGCTCCTGCTGGTCGTCTTCCTGGTCCCCACGGCGTTCCTCATGCACGCCTTCTGGAAGGAGAGCGACCCCGGCACCCGGCAGAACGAGATGACGCAGTTCCTCAAGGACATCTCGCTGGCCGGCGCCGCCCTGGCGCTGCTGGGCCTGTTCGCCATCGCCGGCCACAAGGTGGGCCTCACCTTCACCGGGCCGCTCTTCGGCTGA
- a CDS encoding fluoride efflux transporter FluC, producing the protein MDKPRPPRPSAGPAPTVVLAVALGGGLGATARYGATRLWEVPAESGFPWTILAVNALGCALIGALMVITEERGHPLARSFLGTGVLGGFTTFSAYAEGIRALTDAGRVGPALGYLVATLAAAMAAVWAGTASTRAVLARRRRPA; encoded by the coding sequence ATGGACAAGCCCAGGCCGCCGCGCCCGTCCGCCGGGCCCGCGCCCACGGTGGTACTCGCCGTGGCGCTGGGCGGCGGACTGGGCGCGACGGCACGGTACGGTGCGACGCGGCTGTGGGAAGTGCCCGCCGAGAGCGGCTTTCCCTGGACGATTCTCGCGGTCAACGCCCTCGGGTGTGCCCTCATCGGGGCGCTGATGGTGATCACCGAGGAACGCGGGCACCCGCTGGCACGGTCCTTCCTGGGCACCGGTGTGCTGGGCGGCTTCACCACCTTCTCCGCGTACGCCGAGGGCATCCGCGCCCTGACGGACGCGGGGCGGGTGGGGCCCGCGCTGGGGTATCTGGTGGCGACCCTGGCGGCGGCGATGGCCGCCGTGTGGGCGGGTACGGCGTCCACGCGCGCGGTCCTGGCCCGGCGACGGAGGCCGGCATGA
- a CDS encoding sensor histidine kinase produces MASVARRLTVRDVALSVAVGCVTTADLAADVPGSGEPDWFSWLVLALSVAGLLAHRVLPLSSAVVTGAGSLAWTLYGHIGELLNLPFMVSLYFVAVSGHRGRTVRVAVVAALLSGAAAVLAGREAGNAVPSPVLELAVPLVPLLLGEAVRGRRELTAHYAERARHAEREREREADRRVREERVRIARELHDIVAHTVSAMTVQAAVALDALDHRPEVARGALRQVRASGREAVRELSATVAVLREDGPGADGGPPPTAPIPRLSQLEELIARMSGDRLRVTLRDGSGAGAALPTVVELAAYRIVQEALTNVVKHSAARTAGVWIHRSGEGGAGPLTVEVVDEGPPAAGSGRVGEAVGGFGLLGMRERAATVGGSIACGPTPDGGFRVRAVLPVHPRGTTATAIATNTGET; encoded by the coding sequence GTGGCGAGCGTGGCGAGGCGGCTGACGGTCCGGGATGTGGCGCTGAGCGTGGCCGTGGGCTGCGTCACGACGGCGGACCTGGCCGCCGATGTGCCGGGTTCGGGCGAGCCCGACTGGTTCAGCTGGCTGGTGCTGGCCCTGTCCGTGGCCGGCCTGCTGGCGCACCGTGTGCTGCCGCTGTCCTCGGCGGTGGTGACCGGCGCCGGCTCCCTCGCCTGGACGCTGTACGGGCACATCGGCGAGCTGCTGAACCTGCCGTTCATGGTGAGTCTGTACTTCGTGGCGGTCTCGGGGCACCGCGGCCGTACGGTGCGGGTCGCGGTGGTGGCCGCGCTGCTGTCCGGGGCGGCGGCTGTGCTCGCCGGGCGCGAGGCGGGCAACGCCGTGCCCTCACCCGTACTTGAGTTGGCGGTGCCGCTGGTGCCGCTGCTGCTCGGCGAGGCGGTGCGAGGGCGGCGCGAGCTGACCGCCCACTACGCCGAACGGGCCCGGCACGCCGAGCGGGAGCGGGAGCGGGAGGCGGACCGCCGGGTGCGCGAGGAACGGGTACGCATCGCGCGCGAGCTGCACGACATCGTCGCCCACACGGTCTCCGCGATGACCGTCCAGGCCGCGGTCGCCCTGGACGCCCTGGACCACAGACCCGAGGTGGCGCGTGGCGCGCTGCGGCAGGTGCGCGCCTCGGGGCGCGAGGCGGTGCGCGAGCTGAGCGCCACGGTGGCGGTGCTGCGCGAGGACGGTCCCGGCGCGGACGGCGGGCCGCCGCCGACGGCGCCCATACCGCGGCTGTCGCAGCTGGAGGAGCTGATCGCGCGGATGTCGGGTGACCGGCTACGGGTCACCCTGCGCGACGGATCGGGGGCCGGGGCCGCGCTGCCCACGGTGGTGGAGCTGGCGGCCTACCGGATCGTGCAGGAGGCGCTGACCAACGTGGTCAAGCACTCGGCGGCGCGCACGGCGGGCGTGTGGATCCACCGTTCGGGTGAGGGCGGCGCCGGGCCGCTGACCGTTGAGGTGGTGGACGAGGGTCCGCCGGCGGCGGGCAGCGGCCGGGTGGGGGAGGCCGTAGGCGGGTTCGGGCTGCTCGGCATGCGGGAACGGGCCGCCACCGTCGGTGGCAGTATCGCCTGCGGCCCGACCCCGGACGGCGGCTTCCGGGTCCGGGCCGTGCTGCCGGTCCATCCGCGCGGCACCACTGCCACCGCCATCGCCACGAACACCGGGGAGACGTGA
- a CDS encoding DUF190 domain-containing protein yields MTSGATGATAATGAAGPAGTAGRTTAGLRLTVLVGEGDLHGHRPLYSEIVHRAHRARLAGASVFRGIEGFGASSLIHTTRLLSLSEELPVAVVVVDVAERVRAFVAELREVVGETLVAWVDEVEIVR; encoded by the coding sequence ATGACGTCCGGGGCGACCGGGGCGACGGCGGCGACCGGGGCGGCGGGACCAGCGGGAACGGCGGGACGGACGACGGCGGGACTGCGGCTCACCGTGCTGGTCGGTGAGGGCGACCTGCACGGGCACCGGCCGCTGTACAGCGAGATCGTGCACCGGGCGCACCGGGCCCGGCTCGCGGGGGCGAGCGTCTTCCGCGGCATCGAGGGCTTCGGCGCGTCCTCGCTGATCCACACCACCCGGCTGCTGTCGCTGAGCGAGGAGCTGCCGGTGGCGGTGGTCGTCGTGGATGTGGCGGAACGGGTGCGGGCGTTCGTGGCGGAGCTGCGGGAAGTGGTGGGGGAGACCCTGGTGGCGTGGGTGGACGAGGTGGAGATCGTCCGGTGA
- the crcB gene encoding fluoride efflux transporter CrcB has translation MNWILVFVGGMVGAPLRYLTDRAVQARHDQLFPWGTFTVNVAGCAVFGALTGAAAAGAASSSAQLLLGTGMMGAMTTYSTFSYETLRLAESGARLLAALNMAVSVVTGTAAVFAAHALAERLL, from the coding sequence GTGAACTGGATCCTGGTGTTCGTGGGCGGCATGGTGGGCGCGCCGCTGCGCTATCTGACCGACCGTGCGGTGCAGGCCCGGCACGATCAGCTCTTTCCGTGGGGCACCTTCACGGTGAACGTGGCCGGCTGCGCGGTGTTCGGCGCGCTGACCGGCGCGGCGGCGGCCGGGGCGGCCTCCTCCTCCGCGCAACTGCTGCTGGGCACGGGGATGATGGGGGCGATGACGACGTACTCCACCTTCTCCTACGAGACGCTGCGGCTGGCCGAGTCGGGGGCCAGGCTGCTGGCGGCCCTCAACATGGCGGTCAGCGTCGTCACCGGTACGGCGGCCGTCTTCGCGGCGCACGCGCTGGCCGAGCGGCTGCTGTGA
- a CDS encoding ABC transporter permease produces the protein MRAALAHEWIKFRSVRSTVWTAVVMAVLPVPGAVFVAATESLQPDDTVLGGALTLSVPAMMLAAVVGALVMSGEYSSGTIRTTFAATPRRRTVLGAKAVLVAGGLYLLALPSVSCAYLVGGALLGDGYAHGDPMPALLGVAGAFSVAGLLGLAVGTLVRHSAGAVTTVLGVLLLPSLFGPLFGDAQRWVAGISPTAALEKLTQTSDATAEAVGSLAAWPSLALVGGYTVLLLLAADTALGRRDA, from the coding sequence ATGCGGGCAGCGCTGGCCCACGAGTGGATCAAGTTCCGCAGCGTCCGCTCCACGGTGTGGACCGCCGTGGTGATGGCGGTGCTGCCGGTCCCCGGCGCGGTGTTCGTCGCGGCCACGGAGAGTCTTCAGCCGGACGACACGGTGCTGGGCGGCGCGCTGACGCTCTCGGTCCCGGCGATGATGCTGGCGGCAGTGGTCGGCGCGCTGGTCATGAGCGGCGAGTACAGCAGCGGCACGATCCGCACCACCTTCGCAGCGACACCGCGGCGGCGCACGGTGCTCGGGGCGAAGGCCGTGCTGGTGGCGGGCGGTCTGTATCTGCTGGCACTGCCGTCCGTCAGCTGCGCCTATCTGGTGGGCGGCGCGCTGCTGGGCGACGGGTACGCGCACGGCGACCCGATGCCAGCACTGTTGGGGGTGGCGGGTGCCTTCTCGGTCGCCGGGCTGCTCGGTCTCGCGGTGGGCACCCTGGTACGGCACTCGGCGGGGGCGGTGACCACCGTGCTCGGGGTGCTGCTGCTGCCCTCGCTGTTCGGTCCGCTGTTCGGCGACGCGCAGCGCTGGGTGGCGGGCATATCGCCCACGGCGGCGCTGGAGAAGCTGACCCAGACCTCCGACGCCACGGCTGAGGCGGTGGGGTCCCTGGCGGCCTGGCCGTCCCTGGCCCTGGTCGGCGGGTACACCGTGCTGCTCCTGCTGGCGGCCGATACGGCTCTGGGCCGCAGGGACGCCTGA